From a single Nicotiana tabacum cultivar K326 chromosome 8, ASM71507v2, whole genome shotgun sequence genomic region:
- the LOC107801083 gene encoding uncharacterized protein LOC107801083, giving the protein MMSYSRRSRYSRSPSYNRYSRSVSRSKYLSRSRSRYMSADVENPGNNLYVTGLSTRVKERDVEKHFSAEGKVEDVHLVVDPWTQESRGFGFVTMSSVEEADRCIKYLNRSVLEGRVITVEKARRRRGRTPTPGKYLGLRTVSVRRESRSYSPRSRSRSPRYSSESCRSRSRSRSYSPYYRRERGYYSPCYRGCQRSHSPYYSCRHRHSYSPYSPYYSRGRSYSRSSSPYSRSPASRSDRPCSPDDRYYRRSRYRDCSPVNRRRNRSYSPNDGYYRRSRYRDYSPDSRDLSYSLDDRYYRQSRYRGYSPGDRYYYQRSRYRSISRSISPRYRRARRSYSRSVSPTRSKRNYSRSVSRSSQSCSSYSPSPKRVSKRSRSVGASSRFVSRSVTPRSSSPSS; this is encoded by the exons ATG ATGTCGTATTCCAGGAGGTCAAG GTATTCTCGCTCACCTTCATACAATCGATATAGTAGATCTGTCTCAAGGTCCAAATATCTTTCAAGGAGCCGGTCAAGGTACATGTCTGC CGATGTTGAGAACCCAGGGAACAATTTGTATGTGACTGGTCTCTCAACCCGCGTTAAAGAGCGAGACGTCGAGAAGCATTTTTCTGCTGAGGGGAAG GTTGAAGATGTTCATCTTGTTGTTGACCCATGGACCCAGGAATCTCGTGGGTTCGGTTTCGTGACAATGTCCAGTGTTGAGGAAGCTGATCGCTGCATCAAGTATTTGAACCGCTCGGTACTTGAAGGCAGAGTGATAACTGTGGAGAAG GCTAGGAGGAGAAGAGGTAGAACACCTACTCCAGGAAAATATTTGGGTCTCAGAACAGTCAGTG TTCGTCGCGAATCACGAAGTTATTCCCCTCGTTCAAGGAGTCGCTCTCCCCGTTACTCATCTGAGAGTTGCAGGAGCAGGAGCAGGAGCAGATCTTACTCTCCATATTACAGACGAGAGCGTGGATACTACTCTCCCTGTTACAGAGGATGCCAGAGATCCCATTCTCCATATTACAGTTGCCGCCACCGTCACTCATACTCACCTTATTCTCCTTACTATAGTCGTGGCAGATCTTATTCTCGATCTTCATCTCCATATAGCAGATCACCCGCGAGTCGGAGTGATCGTCCCTGTTCTCCAGATGACCGTTATTATAGAAGAAGCCGCTACCGTGACTGCTCTCCTGTCAACAGGCGGCGTAATCGTTCCTACTCTCCAAATGACGGTTACTACAGAAGAAGCCGCTACCGTGACTACTCTCCTGACAGCCGTGATCTTTCCTACTCCCTGGATGATCGTTATTACAGACAAAGCCGCTATCGTGGCTACTCCCCTGGCGACAGGTACTACTATCAAAGGAGCCGATATCGTTCCATTTCTCGGAGCATTTCACCTCGTTATCGAAGGGCCAGGAGAAGCTACTCACGCAGTGTATCACCTACGCGGTCAAAGAGGAACTATTCGAGAAGTGTTTCCAGGAGTAGTCAGTCTTGTAGCAGTTATTCTCCTAGTCCAAAGAGAGTCTCTAAGAGGAGTCGCAGTGTTGGTGCATCTTCTAGATTTGTTTCAAGGTCTGTTACACCTAGGTCTTCGTCTCCTTCATCATGA